One region of Triticum aestivum cultivar Chinese Spring chromosome 6B, IWGSC CS RefSeq v2.1, whole genome shotgun sequence genomic DNA includes:
- the LOC123138643 gene encoding uncharacterized protein encodes MIRCGGDRWLLLLSGARLREVVPSPEGRFKAASRVCSRDGPSVARPTSSSPSLDPLCLARRHRSPLRCLRLSSPSRRRRLRLHSPSSLLIRRSAAHRRPSQERSGLGSRPGVATAELLAGYLLCLLALAAAKATTLLWVTRRRSAPRRHAAPPRLLPVLQVHSPAQLPRSFLPVLKSFLPPPMSAGTRGCRRSKALAFRSTKFFQHEVHKDDEVRALFKQVQGEVPGLPIIVMKVASQR; translated from the exons ATGATCAGATGCGGAGGTGATCGCTGGCTTCTTCTCTTGTCGGGAGCGAGGCTGCGGGAGGTCGTGCCGTCGCCAGAAGGGAGGTTCAAGGCAGCGTCGCGCGTCTGCTCTCGCGATGGCCCAT CCGTCGCTCgtcccacctcctcctctccctctctcgatCCCCTCTGCCTCGCACGCCGCCACCGCTCGCCCTTGCGCTGCCTCCGCCTCAGCtcgccctcgcgccgccgccgcctccgcctccactcGCCCTCGTCTCTCCTCATCAGGAGGAGCGCAGCTCACCGCCGGCCCTCGCAAGAGAGGTCAGGGTTAGGGTCTCGGCCCGGGGTGGCTACTGCGGAGCTCCTGGCGGGCTACCTCCTCTGCCTGCTCGCGCTCGCGGCGGCCAAGGCGACCACACTGCTCTGGGTCACGCGTCGTCGCTCCGCTCCACGACGCCACGCCGCTCCCCCGCGCCTCCTCCCGGTCCTCCAGGTCCACTCTCCCGCGCAGCTCCCCCGCTCCTTCCTCCCAGTCCTAAAATCCTTTCTTCCCCCCCCCATGAGCGCAGGAACAAGAGGATGCAGACGAAGCAAGGCTTTGGCATTCCGTTCCACCAAGTTCTTCCAGCATGAG GTACACAAAGATGATGAGGTCAGAGCCTTGTTTAAGCAAGTGCAAGGAGAAGTCCCTGGATTGCCTATAATTGTTATGAAGGTGGCATCTCAG AGATGA
- the LOC123135439 gene encoding uncharacterized protein, protein MLWLRCCGLTQLLSFRSASTISQLRCLISATAPAPAVSPNPSFAVEEYLVSTCGLTRPQALKASAKLSHLKSPSKPDAVLAFLDGLGLSGADVAALVARDPLFLCAKVEKTLAPNVAELTGLGLSPSQIARLVSLPSVTFRCRSIVSTLEYFLPLFGSSENLL, encoded by the coding sequence ATGCTCTGGCTCCGGTGCTGCGGCCTCACCCAGCTCCTGTCGTTTCGCTCCGCCTCCACCATCTCCCAGCTCAGGTGCCTCATCTCCGccaccgcgcccgcgcccgccgtcTCCCCGAACCCTAGCTTCGCCGTGGAGGAGTATCTCGTCTCCACTTGCGGCCTCACCCGACCGCAGGCCCTCAAGGCCTCCGCTAAGCTCTCCCACCTCAAGTCCCCTTCCAAGCCCGACGCCGTCCTCGCCTTCCTCGACGGCCTCGGCCTCTCCGGCGCCGAtgtcgccgccctcgtcgccagGGACCCGCTGTTCCTCTGTGCCAAAGTGGAGAAAACCCTGGCACCCAATGTCGCGGAGCTCACCGGCCTCGGTCTCTCGCCTTCTCAGATCGCGCGCCTCGTCTCGCTCCCCAGTGTCACTTTCCGCTGCAGATCCATCGTCTCCACGCTGGAGTACTTCTTGCCCCTCTTCGGGTCCTCCGAGAACCTCCTTTGA